A genomic region of Candidatus Hinthialibacter antarcticus contains the following coding sequences:
- the hisF gene encoding imidazole glycerol phosphate synthase subunit HisF yields MLTKRIIPCLDVRDGKVTKGIEFKNNIDLGDPVEMAKKYYEDGADEIVFYDITASNEARNIMIEVVSRTAEEIFIPYSVGGGLRTMEDMRNVLMAGAEKISLNSSAVLNPEILTQGAHAFGSQCIVLSMDVKQVDKSDAIPSGYEIFINGGRKPMGIDAIEWCKRGEEMGAGELVVNSIDADGTKQGYEIELTRACAEAVGIPVIASGGGGTPEHLYKVFTEGKADAAIIASMIHYGAYTIGEVKQFLEKRGVVIRKT; encoded by the coding sequence ATGTTAACCAAGCGCATCATCCCTTGTTTAGACGTCCGTGACGGCAAAGTCACCAAAGGGATCGAATTTAAAAATAATATTGATCTGGGCGATCCCGTCGAGATGGCGAAGAAGTATTATGAAGACGGCGCCGACGAGATCGTCTTTTATGACATCACTGCCAGCAATGAAGCCCGCAACATTATGATCGAAGTGGTGAGCCGTACGGCGGAAGAGATTTTTATTCCGTATTCGGTCGGCGGTGGGTTGCGTACGATGGAAGACATGCGCAACGTCTTGATGGCTGGCGCGGAAAAAATCAGTTTGAATTCTTCCGCCGTGCTGAATCCTGAGATTCTTACGCAGGGCGCTCATGCGTTCGGCAGCCAGTGCATCGTTTTGAGCATGGACGTAAAGCAGGTTGATAAAAGCGACGCCATTCCGTCCGGCTACGAAATTTTTATCAACGGCGGACGCAAGCCAATGGGCATCGACGCGATTGAGTGGTGTAAGCGCGGCGAAGAAATGGGCGCGGGTGAATTAGTAGTCAACAGTATTGACGCCGACGGCACCAAACAGGGCTATGAAATCGAACTGACGCGCGCTTGCGCCGAAGCGGTCGGCATCCCTGTCATCGCCAGCGGCGGCGGCGGTACGCCTGAGCATCTCTATAAAGTCTTCACCGAAGGCAAGGCGGATGCGGCGATCATTGCGTCGATGATTCACTACGGGGCGTATACCATCGGCGAAGTCAAGCAATTTCTCGAGAAGCGCGGCGTTGTGATCCGAAAAACATAA
- a CDS encoding SDR family NAD(P)-dependent oxidoreductase, whose protein sequence is MNYLIFGGAGFIGSNLADRLATDGETVTIVDNLSRDGSKLNLAWLQQNHPAIHFRPCDIRKREEIDAVFQEAKSVDVVVHLAAQVAVTTSVTDPQLDFEINALGTFNLLEAVRHSRFDPVFLYASTNKVYGGMEHIGIQETDTRYEYANFPEGIDETCPLDFHSPYGCSKGCADQYIRDYSRIYGLRSVVFRQSAIFGTRQFGVEDQGWVAWFTIAASQGRPITIYGDGKQVRDVLWVDDLVDAYIKAVHNIDALKGEVLNIGGGRQFSISIWTEFGPMLQRALGKEIPVTFSDWRPGDQKVCIMNIANAKKRLNWAPAVSAEEGVERIAKWVMDNQSLFES, encoded by the coding sequence ATGAATTATTTGATTTTTGGCGGCGCGGGATTCATCGGATCAAACTTGGCGGACCGTTTGGCAACCGACGGCGAAACCGTCACCATTGTGGATAACCTTTCCCGCGATGGCTCAAAACTAAACCTCGCATGGCTTCAACAAAATCATCCGGCGATCCATTTTCGCCCGTGTGACATTCGCAAGCGCGAAGAAATTGACGCGGTATTTCAAGAGGCGAAATCCGTCGATGTCGTTGTTCACCTCGCGGCGCAAGTCGCCGTGACCACCTCGGTCACAGACCCGCAGTTGGATTTTGAAATTAACGCCCTGGGAACCTTTAACCTGCTCGAAGCAGTCCGCCATTCCCGCTTCGACCCGGTATTTTTATACGCCTCAACCAACAAAGTGTACGGCGGTATGGAACACATCGGCATTCAGGAAACCGATACGCGCTATGAATACGCGAACTTTCCCGAGGGGATCGACGAAACCTGCCCGTTAGACTTCCACTCGCCTTATGGATGCTCAAAAGGCTGCGCCGACCAATACATTCGCGACTATTCGCGCATTTATGGTTTGCGTTCGGTGGTGTTCCGTCAGTCGGCGATTTTTGGGACCCGCCAATTCGGCGTCGAAGACCAGGGATGGGTCGCATGGTTTACCATCGCGGCTTCGCAGGGGCGCCCCATCACCATCTACGGCGACGGCAAGCAGGTGCGCGACGTGTTGTGGGTGGACGACCTTGTTGACGCCTACATCAAAGCCGTCCATAACATTGACGCGCTCAAGGGCGAGGTTCTCAACATTGGCGGCGGGCGCCAGTTCAGCATTAGCATCTGGACCGAATTCGGCCCGATGTTACAACGCGCCTTGGGCAAAGAGATTCCCGTCACGTTCTCAGACTGGCGGCCCGGCGACCAGAAAGTCTGCATCATGAACATTGCGAACGCCAAAAAACGGCTCAATTGGGCGCCGGCGGTCAGCGCCGAAGAAGGCGTGGAGCGCATCGCCAAATGGGTCATGGACAATCAATCTCTATTTGAGTCTTGA
- a CDS encoding tyrosine--tRNA ligase produces the protein MNVDQRLSLITHNLQETLTEDRLRDYLQKDIALKHYIGFEISGEIHLGTGIQCMAKVADFQRAGVECTLFLADWHSWINDKLGGDIDLIRSFAYDYFAEGLKCCLKVCGGDPDKVNIVLGSDLYRNTPDYWTAFIDVCKNTTLKRIMRSITILGRAEGDAVDFAKLAYPPMQVADIFALGAHIAHAGQDQRKAHVIALDVANQLKTLPMLDNEGNRIAPIAVHHHLLMGLGKPPMWPIDPERKQDVWAALKMSKSKPDTAVFITDEPDDIRRKIKKAFCPEGETEFNPVLNWAQHIIYALGRGPVEIKRKEEWGGNVSYETYEDLCAAIADKQLHPMDLKASVAESIIELLAPVREYFAQPKPKAALEKLRDVMKKVKLR, from the coding sequence ATGAATGTCGACCAACGTCTTTCTCTAATCACTCACAACCTTCAAGAAACCCTGACAGAAGACCGTCTGCGCGATTATTTGCAAAAAGACATTGCGTTGAAGCACTACATCGGTTTTGAAATCTCCGGCGAAATTCACCTGGGCACTGGCATTCAGTGCATGGCGAAGGTTGCCGATTTTCAACGCGCCGGGGTGGAATGTACGCTGTTTCTCGCGGACTGGCATAGTTGGATCAATGACAAACTCGGCGGCGACATCGACCTGATCCGCTCGTTTGCCTATGACTATTTCGCCGAGGGCCTCAAATGCTGCCTGAAAGTGTGCGGCGGCGACCCGGATAAAGTCAACATCGTCTTAGGCTCCGATCTCTATCGCAACACGCCCGACTATTGGACGGCGTTTATTGACGTTTGCAAGAACACCACCCTGAAGCGCATTATGCGTTCGATCACCATTTTGGGGCGCGCGGAAGGCGACGCGGTCGATTTCGCCAAACTGGCGTATCCACCGATGCAAGTCGCTGATATTTTTGCCCTGGGCGCCCATATCGCCCACGCAGGCCAAGACCAACGCAAGGCGCACGTGATTGCGCTGGACGTGGCCAACCAACTCAAGACGCTGCCGATGTTAGACAACGAAGGCAATCGCATCGCGCCGATCGCGGTCCATCACCATCTGTTGATGGGGCTGGGCAAACCGCCGATGTGGCCGATTGATCCTGAACGCAAACAGGACGTGTGGGCGGCGTTGAAGATGAGCAAATCCAAACCCGATACCGCTGTCTTTATTACCGATGAGCCGGACGACATTCGCCGCAAGATCAAGAAGGCGTTTTGCCCCGAAGGCGAGACGGAATTTAACCCCGTCTTGAATTGGGCGCAGCATATTATTTATGCGCTGGGACGCGGCCCGGTAGAAATTAAGCGCAAAGAAGAATGGGGCGGCAACGTCTCGTATGAGACGTATGAAGACCTCTGCGCCGCGATTGCCGACAAGCAACTGCACCCAATGGACTTAAAAGCGTCAGTGGCGGAAAGCATCATTGAGTTGCTGGCGCCTGTACGCGAATATTTTGCCCAACCTAAGCCCAAAGCAGCGTTGGAAAAGTTACGCGACGTAATGAAAAAAGTCAAACTGCGTTAA
- the metG gene encoding methionine--tRNA ligase produces MSQAFYITTAISYVNAKPHIGHAYEFIASDAIARYKRMQGMDVFFLSGVDEHSAKVEKAAAAQGLPPREYCDQMSDVFQNVHNKLGTQLDGFIRTSEPRHHAAVKEMLQRSYDNGDIYKGSYAGWYDLTAEAYVAESDLPEPDKRQNIEWIEEENYFFKLSAYTEKLKEFFQANPQFVQPDIYRNEMLALLDRGLQDISISRATTTWGVPLPWDEKHVAYVWFDALTNYLTGIGYPNGGSDFDKFWPADAHIIGKDINRFHSVFWPAMLMSAGVEVPKQVFVHGFIFHKGEKMSKSIGNVVDPMELVDGYGRDPMRYFLLREIAFGKDGDYSEESLFNRYNADLANDLGNLFSRVLSMIKKYRDCVVPSADADDEGLFALAKSARGEYCAAMDGFMLHQGLAAIWKVISEGNKYVVENEPWTLAKDETKAAKLDAVLYNLAESLRYVALMVFPFMPEKSAEMLASLSCPIEGTPALSDLDGGSVAGKTVVPGAVLFPRLEKE; encoded by the coding sequence ATGAGCCAGGCTTTTTACATCACCACGGCGATCTCATACGTCAACGCCAAACCCCACATCGGACACGCCTACGAATTCATCGCGTCAGACGCGATTGCGCGCTACAAACGCATGCAGGGCATGGACGTGTTCTTTCTCTCCGGCGTCGACGAACACAGCGCCAAAGTCGAAAAAGCCGCCGCTGCGCAGGGGCTGCCGCCGCGCGAATATTGCGACCAGATGTCGGACGTGTTCCAGAACGTCCACAATAAATTAGGGACGCAACTGGACGGATTTATTCGTACCAGCGAACCGCGCCACCACGCAGCCGTCAAAGAGATGCTGCAGCGCTCGTATGACAACGGCGATATCTATAAAGGCTCCTATGCGGGCTGGTATGATTTGACCGCCGAAGCCTACGTCGCCGAGAGCGACCTCCCCGAGCCGGACAAACGACAGAACATTGAGTGGATCGAAGAAGAGAACTATTTCTTTAAACTCAGCGCCTATACCGAAAAACTCAAAGAGTTTTTCCAGGCGAACCCGCAGTTCGTCCAGCCCGACATTTACCGAAACGAAATGCTGGCGCTGCTCGACCGCGGCCTGCAAGACATCAGCATCTCACGCGCCACCACCACTTGGGGCGTACCGCTGCCATGGGACGAAAAGCACGTCGCCTACGTCTGGTTCGACGCGCTGACCAATTACCTGACCGGGATCGGCTACCCCAACGGCGGCAGCGACTTTGATAAATTCTGGCCCGCCGACGCACACATCATCGGCAAAGACATCAACCGCTTCCACTCGGTCTTCTGGCCCGCGATGTTAATGTCAGCCGGGGTCGAAGTCCCCAAGCAGGTTTTCGTACACGGCTTCATTTTTCACAAAGGCGAAAAGATGTCGAAGTCAATCGGCAACGTGGTTGATCCGATGGAACTGGTCGACGGTTACGGACGCGACCCGATGCGCTATTTTTTGCTGCGCGAAATCGCCTTCGGCAAAGACGGCGACTATTCAGAAGAATCGCTGTTTAACCGTTACAACGCCGACTTGGCGAATGACCTGGGCAACCTGTTTTCGCGGGTGTTGTCGATGATTAAAAAATACCGCGACTGCGTTGTTCCCAGCGCCGACGCCGACGATGAGGGCTTGTTTGCTTTGGCGAAGTCGGCCCGCGGGGAATACTGCGCGGCGATGGACGGCTTCATGCTGCATCAGGGGCTTGCCGCAATCTGGAAGGTCATTTCTGAAGGCAATAAGTACGTCGTCGAGAACGAGCCCTGGACGCTCGCCAAAGACGAAACCAAGGCCGCAAAACTCGACGCGGTTCTCTATAACCTTGCCGAGTCGCTGCGCTATGTGGCGCTGATGGTGTTTCCGTTCATGCCGGAGAAGTCGGCGGAAATGCTCGCCAGCCTGAGCTGCCCGATTGAGGGAACGCCCGCGCTTTCGGATTTAGACGGCGGTTCCGTCGCGGGCAAGACCGTCGTCCCCGGCGCGGTGCTCTTCCCCCGTTTGGAAAAAGAATAA
- the fmt gene encoding methionyl-tRNA formyltransferase: MRAVFFGTPNFALPTLRAMHECASIDIVGVLTQPDRPAGRGKKLRPSPVKELALEFGCDVLSPEKLKDPEVMPWLEKRNPDVIVVVAYGGFVSKPVRELTRFGCVNLHPSLLPKYRGAAPMQWALMNGDAVTGNSTMYLSAGWDDGDVIYQEEEPIRPDDDYGTLSERLSESGAQLIVKTLIDVEAGTAPRASQPEEGVIMAPMIGNEDAQVKWDRPAQEIYNHIRGLSPIPSAFTMYEGARWKLFRSEVIPEAPGAAPGTIVSTDFNTVRIAAQDAIIEILELQPSGKRRMTAADFLRGHPLDAGGRCD; the protein is encoded by the coding sequence ATGCGCGCTGTTTTTTTTGGAACTCCCAATTTTGCTCTGCCGACATTGCGCGCGATGCACGAATGCGCCTCGATAGACATTGTCGGCGTATTGACCCAACCAGACCGTCCCGCCGGGCGAGGAAAAAAACTGCGCCCGTCTCCCGTCAAAGAACTCGCGCTTGAATTTGGCTGCGACGTTCTTTCGCCGGAAAAACTCAAAGACCCCGAAGTGATGCCCTGGCTGGAAAAACGCAACCCCGATGTGATTGTGGTTGTCGCCTACGGCGGCTTTGTCTCAAAGCCCGTGCGCGAGTTGACGCGTTTTGGCTGCGTGAATTTGCACCCGTCGCTCTTGCCGAAATACCGGGGCGCGGCGCCCATGCAATGGGCGCTGATGAACGGCGACGCCGTGACCGGCAATTCGACCATGTATCTGTCCGCCGGATGGGACGACGGCGATGTGATTTATCAAGAAGAAGAACCCATTCGCCCCGATGACGACTACGGAACTTTGTCGGAGCGCTTGTCCGAATCGGGTGCGCAGTTGATTGTGAAAACCCTCATTGATGTTGAAGCGGGAACGGCGCCGCGTGCGTCGCAGCCCGAAGAAGGCGTCATCATGGCGCCGATGATCGGTAATGAAGACGCGCAAGTCAAATGGGACCGTCCGGCCCAGGAAATTTATAATCACATTCGCGGGCTATCACCCATTCCAAGCGCCTTTACGATGTATGAAGGCGCCCGCTGGAAATTGTTTCGCTCTGAAGTGATTCCCGAAGCGCCGGGCGCGGCGCCGGGCACAATTGTCTCGACTGATTTCAATACCGTTCGGATTGCTGCTCAAGACGCGATCATCGAAATTCTTGAGTTGCAGCCGTCCGGCAAACGGCGTATGACTGCGGCTGATTTTTTGCGCGGGCATCCGCTTGATGCGGGCGGTCGCTGCGACTAA
- a CDS encoding glycoside hydrolase family 127 protein: MKRQTRFVCMIAILTVSALIAESAEFRVQKNFTIRAQPFSVENVQLLDGPFLHARDLDAAYLLRLEPDRLLAGFRENAGLPARAKKYGGWESMGVAGHTLGHFLTAASRLYAAGDERFLERINYIVDELNACQSESGFLAAFPEGKQVFEEVAKGDVRSAGFDLNGSWVPWYTFHKQFAGLIDAYRYCDNQTALEVAKKMGDWSIDVTSGLNDEQFQKMLACEHGGMNESMLELYAVTGDERYLELSKRFHHQAVLGPLAGGEAKLPGLHSNTQIPKIIGVAHRYEYTLDQSDRDIAEFFWDRVVHHHTYANGGNSNHEHFGPADQLAHRLSASSSESCNTYNMLKLTRHLFSWTADAGYADYYEQALYNHILAAQNPDDGMMCYFIPMQVGGAKTYSTPFESFWCCVGSGIENPARYTEGIYFHGKDELFVNLFIPSVLNWEEQGVELRQETTFPEAEQTTFKITKTNEKPWTLRVRVPRWCESGYKVEVNGRPTSYESSLEGYASITRTWKVGDEVVVTIPMSLHTLPTPDVDTRVALFYGPLLLAGDLGPDSGPEPGLTPVIAAQGRSINEWVKKVSGKTLTFQTNGAGRPDDLTLVPFYKMHHRRYGVYWDLFTDDEWQAHEADYRAEQDRLRELEARTVDVMRIGEMQPERNHNLQSEHSSAGEAFGRKWRHADNGGWFSFEFKTANEPCELVCTYWGDDAGNRTFDILIDGTKIAEQTLARNKPDEFFDVAYPVPDELRKEKEKITVKFQAHPGNFAGGLFGCRLVKTK, from the coding sequence ATGAAACGCCAAACCCGCTTCGTGTGTATGATTGCGATTCTTACGGTTTCTGCGCTGATTGCTGAATCCGCTGAATTTCGTGTTCAAAAGAATTTTACGATACGCGCTCAGCCTTTCTCTGTTGAAAACGTACAGCTATTAGACGGCCCGTTTCTTCACGCCCGTGATTTAGACGCAGCGTATCTGCTGCGCCTGGAACCAGATCGCTTGTTAGCGGGTTTTCGTGAGAATGCGGGCCTGCCCGCCAGGGCGAAGAAATACGGCGGCTGGGAGTCGATGGGCGTGGCAGGGCACACGCTGGGCCATTTCTTGACCGCTGCGTCGCGACTTTACGCTGCGGGCGACGAGCGCTTTTTAGAACGCATCAATTACATTGTCGATGAACTGAACGCGTGTCAGTCAGAGTCGGGTTTTCTGGCGGCGTTCCCTGAGGGGAAACAGGTGTTTGAAGAAGTCGCCAAGGGGGACGTTCGCTCGGCGGGTTTTGATCTGAATGGTTCGTGGGTGCCGTGGTATACCTTTCATAAACAATTCGCGGGGCTGATTGACGCCTACCGCTATTGCGACAATCAGACAGCGTTAGAGGTTGCAAAAAAAATGGGCGATTGGTCGATTGATGTGACCTCCGGCCTGAACGATGAGCAATTTCAGAAAATGCTGGCTTGCGAACACGGCGGCATGAACGAGTCGATGCTTGAATTATACGCCGTCACAGGCGACGAGCGCTATTTGGAATTATCCAAGCGCTTTCATCATCAGGCGGTGCTTGGTCCGCTAGCGGGAGGCGAGGCTAAGTTGCCGGGGCTACATTCCAATACGCAAATTCCCAAGATCATCGGCGTTGCCCATCGCTATGAATATACCTTAGATCAATCCGACCGCGATATTGCGGAATTTTTCTGGGACCGCGTGGTCCATCATCACACCTACGCCAACGGCGGCAACAGCAACCACGAACACTTCGGCCCCGCCGACCAGTTAGCGCATCGCCTGAGCGCAAGTTCGTCTGAATCCTGCAACACATACAACATGCTCAAACTCACCCGCCATCTGTTTAGTTGGACGGCGGACGCGGGGTATGCCGATTATTACGAACAGGCGCTGTATAACCACATTCTCGCGGCGCAGAACCCGGACGACGGTATGATGTGTTATTTTATCCCCATGCAGGTCGGCGGCGCCAAGACTTACTCGACGCCGTTTGAGTCGTTTTGGTGCTGCGTCGGGTCGGGAATTGAAAATCCTGCGCGATATACCGAAGGGATCTATTTTCATGGCAAAGATGAATTGTTCGTGAATTTGTTTATTCCATCGGTGTTGAATTGGGAAGAGCAGGGCGTCGAGTTACGTCAGGAAACCACCTTCCCTGAGGCTGAACAAACCACATTCAAAATCACGAAGACGAATGAAAAACCGTGGACGTTGCGCGTTCGCGTTCCCCGCTGGTGTGAGTCGGGCTACAAGGTTGAAGTGAACGGCAGGCCGACTTCGTATGAGAGTTCGCTCGAAGGTTACGCCTCGATTACGCGAACCTGGAAAGTGGGCGATGAGGTCGTTGTGACCATTCCGATGTCGCTTCATACCTTGCCCACGCCGGATGTTGATACTCGAGTCGCGCTGTTCTATGGCCCGCTTTTGCTGGCGGGCGATCTCGGGCCGGACTCCGGGCCTGAGCCTGGATTGACGCCGGTCATCGCTGCGCAAGGGCGCTCAATCAATGAGTGGGTCAAAAAAGTTTCTGGCAAGACGCTGACGTTTCAAACCAACGGCGCCGGGCGCCCTGACGATTTGACGCTGGTTCCGTTCTACAAAATGCACCATCGCCGCTATGGCGTGTATTGGGACCTGTTTACTGATGATGAATGGCAGGCGCACGAAGCCGACTATCGCGCTGAACAAGACCGCTTACGCGAGTTAGAAGCGCGTACGGTGGACGTGATGCGCATTGGCGAAATGCAGCCGGAGCGCAACCACAATCTCCAGAGCGAACATTCCAGCGCGGGCGAAGCCTTCGGGCGCAAGTGGCGCCATGCCGATAACGGCGGTTGGTTCTCGTTTGAATTTAAAACGGCGAACGAACCTTGCGAATTGGTGTGCACCTATTGGGGCGACGACGCAGGCAACCGCACGTTTGATATTCTGATTGATGGAACCAAAATCGCCGAGCAGACGTTGGCGCGAAATAAGCCGGACGAGTTTTTCGACGTAGCGTATCCGGTTCCTGATGAATTACGCAAAGAAAAAGAAAAAATCACCGTGAAGTTCCAAGCGCATCCTGGCAATTTTGCAGGCGGCTTGTTCGGCTGCCGTCTGGTGAAGACGAAATAG
- a CDS encoding SGNH/GDSL hydrolase family protein → MSRRNLSPFIIALLLLAGLLAAMLCVKSDVAWHALRNYALIAGRYSVPYGLFFLAIASLSVIICLAFAHPASKSGRVWKLVSVYFGIALYCLFATLAAFEFILQRNPMWVVTPQTSMDPMQIVLFSLDQWRADDEAGVLGRPGVSAKLQGPFALYSLYDPSAWKDEARPQIVFKTDAQGFRNDGEIESPDMVVIGDSFTHGAFVDRDEIWSSQLAERLNKTEQNFGLSAFSPQQSNNILQRFGLPQSPKIVVYQLFFGNDFDDAAQFHRWKQSGKAYLPFLREQLGEMPQLAMTWQWFRDRFLHQEKQTQSGWRPIECRVGSNTYAMGFGPPGGVLYQEKEQILAYPGFAMTIETIEAMARECRDAGAHFLVCAVPAKASVYMDCIVDRENQERFLRQQGLSNQIAFEDARSLIDNLPALFEEEMKQRGIDFVDLTLPLRGDAVEKSALLYYPFDTHWNPGGHAAAAQILTEEIRQLGWINQDSNRD, encoded by the coding sequence ATGTCGCGCCGCAACCTTTCTCCTTTTATCATTGCATTGCTTCTATTGGCGGGGCTTCTTGCCGCGATGTTGTGCGTCAAAAGTGACGTTGCATGGCATGCGTTGCGTAACTATGCGCTGATTGCCGGGCGATATTCGGTACCCTATGGTTTGTTTTTTCTGGCGATTGCATCGTTGAGCGTGATCATCTGTTTGGCGTTTGCGCATCCTGCATCAAAATCGGGCCGGGTGTGGAAATTGGTTTCCGTTTATTTTGGCATCGCGCTCTATTGCCTATTCGCGACCTTGGCCGCGTTTGAATTTATCCTACAGCGCAACCCGATGTGGGTGGTGACGCCGCAAACCAGCATGGACCCAATGCAGATCGTGTTGTTTTCACTCGACCAATGGCGCGCAGACGACGAAGCCGGGGTGCTGGGGCGTCCCGGGGTTTCGGCGAAACTGCAAGGCCCCTTTGCGCTGTATTCGCTCTATGATCCGTCCGCATGGAAAGACGAAGCGCGACCGCAGATTGTGTTCAAGACCGACGCGCAGGGCTTTCGCAATGATGGTGAAATCGAATCGCCTGATATGGTTGTGATTGGCGATTCGTTTACGCACGGCGCCTTTGTGGATCGCGATGAAATATGGTCTTCGCAACTCGCCGAACGATTGAATAAGACGGAGCAAAACTTCGGCCTGTCGGCTTTTTCACCGCAACAATCGAACAATATTTTGCAGCGTTTTGGTTTGCCTCAGTCGCCAAAGATCGTGGTCTATCAACTTTTTTTTGGAAATGATTTTGATGATGCCGCGCAATTTCACCGATGGAAACAATCGGGCAAGGCATACCTGCCATTTCTACGTGAGCAATTAGGCGAGATGCCCCAATTGGCGATGACCTGGCAATGGTTTCGCGACCGGTTTCTTCATCAAGAAAAACAAACGCAATCAGGCTGGCGCCCCATCGAATGCCGGGTTGGGAGCAACACGTATGCGATGGGTTTTGGGCCGCCGGGCGGCGTTCTCTATCAAGAAAAAGAACAGATTCTGGCGTACCCCGGTTTTGCGATGACGATTGAAACCATTGAAGCGATGGCGCGTGAATGCCGCGACGCGGGCGCTCATTTTTTGGTGTGTGCGGTTCCAGCCAAAGCCAGCGTGTATATGGATTGCATTGTTGACCGGGAGAACCAGGAGCGCTTTTTGAGACAACAGGGATTGAGCAACCAAATTGCGTTTGAGGATGCGCGTAGTTTGATTGACAATTTACCGGCTTTGTTTGAAGAAGAAATGAAGCAGAGGGGAATTGACTTCGTTGACTTGACGCTGCCGCTGCGCGGAGATGCAGTAGAAAAAAGCGCGTTGTTGTATTATCCCTTCGATACCCATTGGAACCCGGGCGGGCACGCCGCTGCTGCGCAAATTCTGACAGAGGAAATTCGCCAGTTAGGGTGGATCAATCAAGACTCAAATAGAGATTGA
- the def gene encoding peptide deformylase has protein sequence MAIRNICIYGNEVLRKKTKFIKTFDQRLQKLVEEMFETMYLSNGIGLAAPQVGLLKKLLVVDTLEPGGKIALANPKILWESEETWEMNEGCLSIPGLEGEVERSEKIRVKANDPFTGDEIEFEAEGLFARVILHENDHLNGVLFVDHLTPAERAALERKLQELAAA, from the coding sequence ATGGCGATTCGAAATATTTGCATATATGGAAACGAAGTTCTTCGAAAGAAAACGAAGTTTATTAAAACCTTTGATCAACGCCTGCAAAAACTCGTCGAAGAGATGTTTGAGACAATGTATCTTTCAAATGGAATCGGCTTGGCTGCGCCGCAGGTCGGGTTGCTGAAAAAGCTGTTGGTTGTCGACACGCTGGAACCCGGCGGAAAAATCGCGTTGGCGAACCCCAAAATATTGTGGGAAAGCGAAGAAACCTGGGAGATGAATGAAGGGTGTTTGTCGATTCCCGGTTTAGAAGGCGAAGTCGAACGCTCCGAGAAAATTCGCGTCAAAGCCAACGATCCATTCACGGGCGACGAAATTGAATTTGAAGCGGAAGGCCTGTTTGCCCGCGTGATCTTGCATGAAAACGATCACTTAAACGGCGTGTTGTTCGTCGATCACCTGACTCCCGCTGAACGGGCCGCTCTGGAGCGCAAGCTGCAAGAACTGGCCGCAGCGTAA
- the hisH gene encoding imidazole glycerol phosphate synthase subunit HisH encodes MIAIIDYEGGNLTSVKRAVNFLGFDAEITQDFNVIDKSDRIIFPGVGAAGASMDVLRKTGLDKIVKDQVVNQKKPFLAICIGIQILFDYSEEDKTECLGILKGIVRRFPETKDAEALKIPQIGWNQVHQTRSHPIFETVPNPADLYFVNSFYCQPVEPDVVIGETEYGVRFSSAVARENIVATQFHLEKSGPVGLRMLKNFCRNEDWS; translated from the coding sequence GTGATTGCGATTATTGACTACGAAGGCGGCAACCTCACCAGCGTGAAACGCGCGGTCAATTTTCTGGGTTTCGATGCAGAAATCACCCAGGATTTCAACGTGATTGACAAGTCAGACCGGATCATATTTCCCGGCGTCGGCGCGGCGGGCGCTTCGATGGATGTGCTGCGAAAAACCGGGTTGGATAAAATTGTCAAAGACCAAGTCGTCAATCAAAAGAAGCCTTTCCTTGCGATTTGCATCGGTATCCAAATTTTATTTGATTATAGCGAAGAAGATAAAACCGAATGCCTGGGAATTTTAAAAGGCATTGTTCGACGCTTTCCTGAAACGAAAGACGCTGAAGCGCTCAAGATTCCTCAAATTGGCTGGAACCAAGTGCATCAGACGCGCTCCCATCCAATTTTTGAAACCGTTCCCAACCCAGCGGATTTATATTTTGTGAATTCGTTTTATTGCCAACCGGTTGAGCCGGACGTCGTGATTGGCGAGACCGAGTACGGCGTACGGTTTTCCTCGGCGGTCGCGCGGGAAAACATCGTCGCGACCCAGTTTCACCTCGAAAAAAGCGGGCCGGTCGGTTTGCGTATGTTGAAGAATTTTTGCCGCAATGAAGACTGGTCGTAA